CGGCGGCGTCCTCGAGCTCGTGACGGACATGCGAGCCGATCACGAACAGCTTCTTGGGCACGCAGCCGCGGATCACGCAGGTGCCGCCCATGCGGTACTCTTCCGCGATCATCACGCGGGCACCATGGCCGGCCGCGATGCGGGCGGCACGCACACCACCCGAGCCGCCACCGATGACAAAGAGGTCGACGTCGAATTCAGCCATTGTCCACTCCGACCTCTTCTTTCAGCGCATGATCCGGAGAAGTGTGCAGCCGTTCTCCGACAGGATCATGCGCAAATACCGGGCCTAAAGCGCGATGACGCGCTTTAGGGCTTTCTGACTAGATAGGTGCTGTCAGATTTCCTTGCCACGCTTGCGCATCTCGGCGCGGAAGGCGCCCATCACGGTCTCGGAGAAGTTCTGGGCCCAGGAGTTCATGAAGGCCATGCTGAGACCGATGGCGCGCGGCTCGGCGTCGATCAGCTTCTTGCCCAGCGGCGACTTGTAGAAGGTGACGAGATCCTTCAGCTCCTGCTCGGTGAACTCGCTGGCGTAGATCTGCGCCATGCCCTCACCGATCTCGTTCTGGCGGCCCTGGAGCTGCTGGGCCACGATCGGAGCGACCTCGGCGAGGTCCTTCTGGTAGTTGAGGTTCTGCTGGGTCAGCGCGATCTTGGTCTTCTCGACGAGGCCGGGCACGGCGCCCTGATACATCGCCGTGGCGTTCTTGATCTGCAAGATCTCCTTGGCCGCCGCGATCGCCGCCGGCGAGGCCTTGGGCGGCGTGGCCTGCTGCGCGAGGGCCGGGGCAGCCGAAAGCGCCAGCCCCACAGCGAGGGTCGCGGCCGGCAAGAATTTCAAAACACTCTTCATTCCTAGTCTCCTTTCGGCTTACGCCGTTCAATCACGCGAATTCCCTCGCCACCCGCCAAAACGGCCGAGCTGGCCAAGCCGATGAACAACCCGTGGTCGACCACGCCGGGGATCGCGCTCAACGCCTTGGCGAGGCTGGGCGGATCCACAATACGTCCGAGCTGGGCATCGACGATCCAGTGGCCGCCATCGGTGACGAAAACGTGGCCATCTTTGGCCTTGCGGACCGCCATTTGCCCGGAAACGCCGCACGCCGCAAATGCCTTCTCGATCGCCCGGCGCGTCGCACCAAGGCCGAACGGGATGACCTCGATCGGCAGCGGAAACTTGCCGAGCGTCGGCACCCATTTGCTGTCGTCGGCAATCACGATCATGCGATCCGAGGCGGCCGCCACGATCTTCTCGCGCAGCAGCGCGCCGCCGCCGCCCTTGATCAGGTTGAAGTCGGGATCGATCTCGTCGGCGCCGTCGACGGTCATGTCGAGATGGTCGATCTCGTCGAGCGTGGTCAGCTTCACGCCGGAGCGGATCGCATCGAGGCGCGTCGCCTCGGAGGTCGGCACGCCGATCACCTTGAGCCCGGCGGCGACGCGCTCGCCGAGCAGCTCGACGAAATGCTTCGCGGTCGAGCCGGTCCCGAGCCCGAGCTGCATGCCGTCACGCACCTCCTCGAGCGCACGCGCCGCAGCCTGCCGCTTCAACTGGTCCATGTCCAAAATGCGCCCGCCTCTCGATAAGGGTGTTTGCGGCGGCCTATGTAGCCTCGTTTTTCCCGCCAGAACAGGCCTCTGGGCCGATCTTATAAGGTGAACTTATGGCGTCGGCCCTTGCGCCGATCCGGCCGGCCCGATAGCGCTTGGACCATGGCCTCCCCTTACACCCTCGTCTTCGATCTCGACGGCACGCTTGTGGATACGGCGCCCGACCTGATCACCGCGCTCAATTACGTGCTCGACCGCGAAGGCCTGCCGCCGGTGCCGATGGCCTCGGCCCGCAACATGATCGGCGCCGGCGCCCGCAAGCTGATCGAGCGGGGGGTGGAGGCCGAGGGCCGCACCGTCACGCCCGCGGACATGGACCGGATGACGGCGGATTTCATCGCCTATTACGCCGACCATATCGCCGTCGAATCCCGGCCCTTCGAGGGGCTCGAGACCGCGCTCGACCAGTTTGCCGCCCAGGGCCATCGCCTCGCGGTCTGCACCAACAAGCTGGAATGGCTGTCCAAGCGCCTGCTGGACCAGCTCGACCTGACCCGCCGCTTCGCCGCGATCTGCGGCGCGGACACTTTTGGCGTCCAGAAGCCCGACCCGGCCATTTTCCGCGAGACCGTGGCCCGCGCCGGCGGAGAGGTGAAGGCGTCCATCATGGTCGGCGATGCCGGAACCGATGTCGGGGTGGCGCGCCGCGCCGGGGTGCCCGTGATCGGGGTCAGCTTCGGCTATACGGACGTGCCGATTGCCGAGCTGAAGCCGGACCGGCTGATCCATCACATGCGCGACCTGCCGGCCGCCGCGCACAGCCTGATGACGGCCTAGCGCCCGCAATTGCCTGATATCATTTGGCTATTTCGCGGAACTCTGCATTAACCATCTATTAACTATGCGTGGACCGCCGGTTGCTCGCCCAAAGCGACGCACCTAAGGTCCGGCCGGGGTATGTGGCGGTTCGTCGCACTGGAAGTGGATGGTCATGCGTCGTGTCATCGCGATTGCGCTAGCGGGAGCGAGCCTTGGCGGCTGTTCCTCGATGTCTTGGGACATGTTCAAATCGGCCCCGCCGACCGCCCAGGTCCGGCTTGAGTCCAATCCGCCGGGCGCCGACGCGAGCACGTCCCTCGGCCCGGGCTGCAAGACCCCCTGCTCCGTCTCGGTTCCCGCTCCCGACGCGCCGTTCACGGTCGCCTTCGCGCTGCCCAAATACCAGCCGGCCAGCGTGCCGGTGAACGTGATCAAGAATCCCGGCGATTTCACCACGCCCGCCACGGTCACGACCGATCCGAATCCGGTGTTCGCGGAGCTTCAGCCCGCGGTGCCGCCCAAGCCGGTGAAGAAGAAGCCGCACCGGCCGAGGGCCAAACCGGCCGCAGCCGCGCCTGCTGCGGCACCGGCCGAAGCCACGCCGGCCGCGGCCTCGCCGTTCCCCGATCCGGGCACAGGCAAGCGCTGATCCAAGCGGTGATCACGTATACCACCCGATTGTCCTAGCCGCGTCCGATGCTTAGATTGCGTCCAAGGCACCGCCGAAGCAAAGGTGCCGCCCGTCGCCGTAAGTGACAAGGCATTGGTATGAACGGACCTTCCGTGAACCCCCGCGCTGCGCTGTCGAGCGCAATGACCGATCCGTTTGGGCGGACCATCTCGTATTTGCGCGTCTCCGTCACCGACCGCTGCGACCTGCGCTGCTTCTACTGCATGTCGGAAGACATGACGTTCCTGCCCAAGGCCGATCTGCTGACGCTGGAGGAACTCGACCGGCTCTGCTCGGCCTTCATCGCCAAGGGCGTGAAGAAGCTGCGGCTCACCGGCGGCGAGCCCTTGGTCCGCCGCAACGTGATGACGCTGGTCCGCTCGCTGTCGCGGCACCTGAAGAGCGGCGCCCTGAACGAGCTGACGCTGACCACCAACGGCACCCAGCTTGCGAAACATGCGCAGGAGCTGGCCGATTGCGGCGTCCGCCGCATCAACGTCTCACTCGACACGCTCGATCCCAAGAAGTTTCGCGAGATCACCCGCTGGGGCGAGATCGACAAGGTGATGGAAGGCATCGAGGCCGCGCGCGCCGCAGGCCTCGCCGTGAAGATCAACGCGGTGGCCCTGAAGAATCTCAACGAGGACGAGCTGCCCGAGCTGATGCGCTGGGCCCACGGCAAGGGCATGGGCCTGACGCTGATCGAGGTCATGCCGATGGGCGAGATCGGCTCGGGCCGGATCGACCAATATCTGCCGCTGTCCCTGGTGCGCGCGCGCCTCGCCCAGCAATTCACGCTGACGGATTTAGCCGAGAGCACCGGCGGCCCGGCGCGCTATGTCAGCGTCGCCGAGACCGGCGGCAAGCTCGGCTTCATCACGCCGATGACCCATAATTTCTGCGAATCCTGCAATCGGGTCCGCATCACCTGCACCGGCACGCTGCACACCTGCCTCGGCCACGAGGACGCCTCCGATTTGCGCAAACCTCTGCGTGCATCGGACGACGACATGCTGCTTGCGGATGCGATCGATCGCGCCATCGGGCTGAAGCCCAAGGGCCACGATTTCATCATCGATCGCCGCCACGACCGCCCCAGCGTCTCCCGGCACATGAGCGTCACCGGCGGCTAGGACTCAAGCCCGACCGCGTTAAGCTTTTGAGCGCGCGTCAATTTGTCCATTTTCCGATTGACGGCGCCTGAAGCCGCTGGTTTGGTGCGACCGCCTTTGCTTGCCCGGCAACAATAAGCCGGCCCGCCCGTTGGCGGTCGCGGTCAAGACGGCAAGGCACGAGGGGAGGACTGACGCCGCAACGCTTTCGGAAAATCATCCGTGCGGTCGCGTGCTTTTTGCACGCCGGCCCAGCGATGCGTGCTGAAGCCGCCCGTGAAGTGTTAGGCCGCGACGGAGAAACAATAAGATGCGTCCATTGCTGGCGGTGAGCAACGCCATCGACCTTCTCAACGAGAAGATCGGCTACGTCTGTAACCTCCTGGTGCTTCTGTCATGCTTGGTCAGTGCGGCCAACGCCATGATCCGCTACGCCTTCAGCTACTCGTCGAACGGGTGGCTCGAGCTGCAATGGTACATGTTCGCGATCCTGGTGATGTTCGGCGCGTCCTACACCTTCAAGCGCAATGAGCATGTCCGGGTCGAGATTTTCTATCTGCTGCTCTCCGAGCGCGGCCAGCTCCTGCTCGATCTGATCGGCACGTTGTTCTTCCTGATTCCCGCCTGCCTCCTGCTTGCCTATCTGTCCTGGCCGTTCTTCATGCAGGCCTATGACGTCGGCGAGATGTCCGGCAATGCCGGCGGCCTGATCCGCTGGCCGATCAAGTTCGTGATTCCTGCCGGCTTCGTCCTGCTGGCGCTGCAGGGTGTTTCCGAGGTCATCAAGCGTATCGCGGCTCTCCAGGGCTATGTGACGATCGACGCCAAGTACGAGAGGCCGACCCAATGATTACGCTGGAAATGATGCCGCCGCTGATGTTCGGCGGCCTGGTTCTGGCGATGCTGATCGGCTTCCCGGTTGCGTTCACGCTCGCGGCGGTCGGCCTCTCCTTCGGCTTCCTCGCCATCCATCTCGGCTTCTTCGACCTCAACTTCCTCCAGGCGATTCCCGGCCGCGTGTTCGGCAGCGTGCTCTCCAACGAGCTCCTGCTCGCGATCCCGTTCTTCACCTTCATGGGCGCCATATTGGAAAGATGTGGCCTCGCCGAGGACATGCTGGATTCGATGGGCCAGCTGTTCGGCCCGGTCCGCGGCGGCCTCGGCTATTCCGTCATCATCGTCGGCTTCATCCTCGGCGCCATCACCGGCACGGTGGCGGCGCAGGTCATCGCCATGGCGCTGATCTCGATGCCGGTGATGATCCGCTACGGCTACAACATGCGCTACATCACCGGCGTGCTGGCGGCCTCGGGCACCATCACGCAGCTCGTGCCGCCCTCGCTGGTCCTGATCGTGCTCGCCGACCAGCTCGGCAAGTCGGTCGGCGACATGTATCTCGGCGCCTGGGGCCCCTCGGTGTTCCAGATCATGCTGTTCGCCGGCTACACCTTCGTCCTCGGCCTGATCAAGCCGGGCCACGTGCCGCCGGTGCCGCTGGAAGCGCGCACGTTGACCGGCTGGGCGCTGTGGAAGAAATGCCTGATGGGCATCATCCCCTCCGCCGTGCTGATCTTCGTCGTGCTCGGCACCATGATGATGGGCCTTGCAACCCCGACGGAGGCCGGCGCCATGGGCGCGGTCGGCGCCATCGTGCTCGCCGCGATCCACCACAAGGACTTCACCTCGACCGATCGCAAGGTGCTCGTCGTCGGCATCATCGCCGCCGGCATCGGCACCATCGTCGCGATGCTGTTCACCGAGAACCTGATCTTCAAGCTCGCCTTTGCCGTGACTTATCTCGCGGTGGCCTGGATCTGCCTCTCGGCCGCGCGCATCCCGGACCTGCGCGACCTCATCAAGCAGGGCTACGAGTCCACCATGCGCCTCACCTGCATGGTCACCTTCATCCTGATCGGCTCGACCTGCTTCTCGGTGGTGTTCCTCGGCGTCTCCGGCGGCGTCTGGCTCGAGCATCTCTTGACCTCGCTGCCCGGCGGCGTCTGGGGCTTCCTGATCTTCATCAACCTCTTCATCTTCTTCCTGGCGTTCTTCCTCGACTTCTTCGAGATCGCCTTCATCATCCTGCCGATGATCGCGCCGATCGCGCAGAAGATTTTGGGCCCCGTCGTCGGCGACGGCCCGGCGCTGATCTGGTTCGGCGTCATGCTGTGCGTGAACATGCAGACCTCGTTCCTGCATCCGCCGTTCGGCTTCGCCCTGTTCTATCTGCGCGGCGTCGCGCCGAAGGAAGTGAAGAGCTCCGACATCTATTGGGGCGCGATGCCCTGGATCGGGCTGCAGATGATCATGGTGCTGATCGTGATCGCGTTCCCGATCACGGTGACCGGCCTCCTGGACAAGCCGCTCAACGTCGACCTGGACAAGGTCAAGATCGAGGTCCCGCAGATCGACCTGCCCCCGCTGGATCTCGGCCCGCCGCAGAAGTAGCCGAGGCCAACGTAGCTGCGCTTTTCCTTCTCCCCGTGTGGGAGAAGGTGGCATAGGCGGCCTATGGCCGCCGTTCTTAAGAGACGCCGAAGCGAAGCTTCGGCTACAGCGCCGGATGAGGGGTTCTATCGGCAAACTCATAGCGAGATGAACCCGCGGAGAGAGACCCCTCACCCGTCTCGCCGCTCCGCGGCGAGCCACCCTCTCCCACAAGGGGAGAGGGTCAACAGACCGATGCGCGTGACACGTGCGGGAAACACGGGCATACCGGGCTATCCTCCAACTCATGGACAGCCGCTTATGCTCCGATCGCACCCTGCTCCATCGTTCATCGTTTCCTTGTTTGCTTCGCTCTGGCTGGCCTCTGCGGCGACTGTCGCGCACGCCGAGCCGGTGGCCGATGTTCAGGCGCTGGCGCAGAAGGAGCAGCAGCCGCTGCTCGACACGCTGCGCGATCTCGTCAACATCGAAACCGGCAGCAGGGACATCGAGGGCCTGAACGTGATCGCAGGCCGCGTCGCCGACCAGCTCAAGCAGCTCGGCGGTACGGTGGAGATTCTGCAACCGACCGACATCTATCGCCTCGACGACACGCCCGAAAAGATCGGCCCGGCCGTGCACGCCGTCTTCAAGGGGACCGGCACCAGGAAGATCATGCTGATCGCCCACATGGACACGGTGTACCTGAGGGGCATGCTGAAGGACCAGCCGTTCCGCATCGACGGCGACAAGGCCTACGGACTCGGCATTGCCGACGACAAGCAGGGCGTCGCGCTCATTCTCCACACCGTGGCGATGCTGCAGAAGTTGAATTTTAGGGATTACGGCACGCTCACGGTGCTCACCAATGGCGATGAGGAAATCTCCTCGCCCGGCTGGCGCAGCACCATCACCAAGTTCGCTTCCGACCAGGACGTGGTGTTCTCGTTCGAAGGCGGCGGCACCGACGGCACGCTGCGGCTCGCCACCAGCGGCATCGGGTCGGCCTATCTCACGGTGACCGGCCGATCGTCGCATGCGGGCGCAAGGCCCGAGGGCGGCATCAACGCGCTCTACGAGCTCTCGCACCAGGTGCTGCAGATGAAGGACCTGTCCAAACCCGAGCAGGGCCTGAAGCTGAACTGGACCGTTTCCAAGGCCGGCACCAACCGCAACGTGATCCCTGCCGAGGCCACCGCGCAAGCCGATGCACGCGCGCTGAAGGTGTCGGATTTCGACGAGCTGGAGAAGGCGCTCCAAGAGAAGATCAAAAGTCACCTGCTGCCGGATTCCAAGGTCGAGCTGAAATTCGAGGTGCGCCGTCCGCCGCTCGAGGCCAACGACGCCTCGCGCCGGATGGCGGCCTACGGCAAGACCATCTATGAGGAGATCGGATTGCCTCTGAAGGTCGACGAGAAGCCAACCGGCGGCGGGACCGATGCGGCCTTTGCCGCGCTCAAGACCAAGGGCGCCGTGGTCGAAGGCATGGGCCTGTCCGGCTTCGGCGCACATTCCAACGACGCCGAATATGTGATGATCGGCAGCATCGTGCCGCGTCTTTACCTGACCACGCGCATGATCATGGATCTGTCCAACGGCAAGGTGAAGTAGCCGTCATTCCTTCTCCCCTTCCCTACCAGGAATAGTGCACGCCGAGGTTTCCCCTCACGCCGTCGCGCCTGCCGCCGTCGGTGCCGCTTACAGCGAACTGGTAGCCGGCCTGGGCGTAGAGGCTGAGGCCGGGAAGAAGCTTCGCGCTGAGGCCGCCGGCGAACTCCAGCCGCGTCGCCCGCTCGACCAGGGGCACCGCGTCGGGGCCGTACATCGTGATCGCCTTGGCGCCCCAGTCGCGCCAGACATTGGCTAGCACGTAAGGTTGCCACACCCGTCCGTCGAGGTCGTTGATGGTCCACTTGCCGCGCAAACCGAGCCGCCCGCTGGCGCCCGAAGTGGTGCCGAGTCCGACCGGGCCCAAGCCGTCGTTGGCGTCGTCGAAGGAAAGCCGCTGCCAGATGATCTGGCCCTCGGGCTCCAACACGAGGCGCGGCCCGAACCACGACAGCGGGATCGGATAGCCCGCCTCCAGCGATGAGGTGAAGCCCGTGCCACCGATAGGCAAGTTGGCAAACTGGGTCGCTGCGTTACCGTTGTAGAACGAGCCCTGCAACACCGCGTCGATGTACCAGCCGGTGGGGCCATAATGGGTCCAGTAGCCCCCGAATGAATAGGCATTGAGATTCACCGAGCCGGTGTGTTGCAGCACATAGGCGGTCGCGGCCGCGTTGGTGACGACACCGTCCACGCTCACATTGCCGTTGCCATAGGCAAAGTAGAGGCCGACGGTGTCGCTGTGGCTCGGGACCAGGCTGCCGCGCCAGACATCGATGCCGGTCTGGATGCCTGCCACCTGGCCGGTCGCGCGTGGATCAGCGAAGGCCTGGTAGTGGTTGTCGATCCGCTGACCAAACAAGCGGCCCCAGACCGCCGACCGGCAGTTGTATGGAACAGGTGGGGCCTTGGTGATGGCGCCGCCGTCGGGCGTGGCATTCAGGCACGCCGCGTCCGCCGACGCATCGCCGACGCGTTCATGCAGGGTGCCAAGTGTACTGAGCCCCATCTGCCGGGCGACAGGCTGCACCACGCCATAGGTCGCAAGCTCCGGTCCAATGATCGGCCAGACGCCCGGCGGTGGTGGCTGTCCGTCGTCGGGTGCAGGATCAGTGGGCAGCACGCCCGGCGGCGTGACCGGCCCGTTGCCGCTGTCGCCATTGCCGTTACCTCCGTTAAAGGTCGAGCGCAGAAACCAGTCGTCCGGATTGGTGCCGTTAAAGCCGCCTCTGTAGAGACGGTAATCTATAAACCCGGCACGCGCCTCGCCGGCGAGCGTAAAAGCGTTCTCCGCCGTCGCGCCACTATTCGCCGCCTCCACCACAAGGATGCCGTTTGCACTCGTGTAGGCGCCGGGGCCGCTGGCGTTGGTAATGCGTACAAACGAGTTGCCGGTCGCGCTGCCGCCGTTGATCACTAGCCTGTCCGATGGCGACCCGTCGGTGCCGAGGAACGTGTTGAGCCCGATCGCGCCGCCCGCACCAATGTAGTTGACCACGGTCAGCGTCTTGTAGCTGGCAAGAAGCGTCGGATCGCCGGTCGGCGATGTGAACAGGATCAGACTAGGATCGTTGGTCAGAATGTTGACGTTCGAACTGCCGGTCATCGTCCATAGCGAGCCGTTCTGCAGCGTAACGTTGGAGGCGCTGAGGGCGTCGGTAAGCGCAACGCCCTGAACGGTTGAGGCCTTCAAAACGACGTTGCTCGTGGAGCCGCCGCTGACATTCAGCCATTGGCCATTGTTCACGGTCGCGATCGCGTTGCTGAGATAAATGTTGGCAGTAGCGCCCTGCACCGAGAAAGAGGCGTCGCTCGCCACAATCGTCGCATTGCTGTATTGCAACGTATTGGCGGCGCCAGCGTTGTTGAAAAGAAAGCCGAAGCCGCCATTCCCCGAAGCCGTCACGTTGGTGCCGGCCATTGTTACGTTCCCGCCGTTCTGCAGCAGACCTCCCGCACCGTTGACGACGGAGACCCAGCCGCCAGTCGTCTCGATGCTGGCGGACCCGGTTGCGCGAAGTCCGCTCTCCCCGCCAGTGCCCACGACGGAAACGTCGCTCCTTGTCAGCTTTACGTGGCCACCCGAATCGGCGCTCACGCCGACATCACCGCCCGTGCCAGTGACGCTAATCGGCACATTGGTCGCCGTGATAGTGCTGCCAAAGCTTTGCGCCAGGACTCCCGTCTCACCGCCAGCGTTGAGGCCGGTCACGGTGATGGAGCCGCCGGTGAGCGAGATCGTGCTTGCCGAGAGCGCCTTGACCGCGGCATCGCCGCCGGTTCCACTGACACTGATGATCACCCTGTTAGCAGTAATCGTGCTGCCTGTTTCCGCCTCCACAGGCGTCTTGCCGCCGCTCGTGCCAGTAATGTTGATGGTGCTATTGCTAAGATCGATTTGCGCGCCCAACAGGGTATGCGCAGCAAAATCCCCGCCACCGAGCGGCCCTTGCACCGTGATGCTGTCTGCAATGATCTGGCTACCCGCGCCCGTCGCCAATAGACCCGTATTGCCGCCGCTGTTCAGGATGTTGAGGAGCGTGTTGTTGTCCAGCGTGATGACGCCGCCGTTTTCAGCCTTGACCAGGGTATTGCCGCCGCCACTCAGAATCACATTCAGGCCGCTGGCCAAGATATGGCTTTGCGCGCCGCTGGCGAGCAGGCCGATGATCCCACCGCCACCGGTCGGGTTGGCGATGCTCGATCCGCCCGCCGGCGCAGGCGCAATGCCGAAGGTAATGGTGGCTCCGCTCTGAGCCGTCACGGCGGTGCCGAATGGCACATTGATGCTGACACCATCCGCCGCGATCGCCGCGCTGTTTGCCGCGGTTACCCGAGCAACCGTACTGGCTGGAGGGATGGTGCAGGAAGCCGCCGCACCGCTGACGCTGACCTCCTGCGAGCCGTTGACCGGGCAGTTCGCCGCCTGCGCGGTGGAGATGCTGCCGTGTACCATGGCGAAAGGCGGCACCGCGGACACGACGCACACCATGTCCCTCCCGATGGGGAGGGCCGGCAGCAACGCTCTGAACAACAAGCGCCTCATCATCGAGGGGCAATTGCCTTTTGCGCTCACGGCGAGGTTTTCCGTCGTGATTCACCCCAATCGGCACCACACTTAAAATTGCAAAACTCGCCACAACTGCGGCGTGAGACCGGGCGGCTCGGATTTCTCGATGGTTGTGGCTAACAAGTTACGTAGTGGACAGAGATGCTGACCAATTCGGGAGTCTAACCGCGTCTTGCTCCGCGTCACACGCGCGAGCGTACCGTTGCTGGTCACGCTCCTGACGATAGAGCAGGATCAATCCGCTTGCGAGGTGGACCACCACATGGGGGATGAGGGGTCTCTCTCCGCGCATTCAGCTCGCAGTCGAACTCGCGGTGAGAACCCCTCACCCGTCTCGCCGCTATCCACCCTCTCCCACAAGGGGAGAGGGTAAAGCGCCCTTCTCCGCCAGCCTGAACCGCAGCGTGAACTCGGCGCCGCCGCCGGGAAGATTGTCCACCGCAACCGTGGCGTCGTGATCGTCGGCCACGCCGCGCACGATCGAAAGGCCGAGGCCCGCGCCGTCGCTGCGCTGGCGATCCCTCCGCCAGAAGCGCTGGAAGATCAGCTCACGCTCGCCATCGGCAACGCCTGGGCCGCAATCGCGCACGCGCACCGAGCCGTCGTCGCCGACCTCGACGTCCACGGCGGTATCCTTCGCCGTGAACTTGATGGCGTTTTCGGCGAGGTTGAAGATCGCGCGCTGGAGCATCTCGGCATTGCCGTGGATCAAAACCGGCCCCTCGCTGCCCTTGAGCGCGATCTCCTTGTGCTGGGCGATCGCAAGCGGCGCGATCGCGCCGACCACCTCGGCGCAGACGGCGCGCAGGTCCGCGGTCTCGCCGGGATCGAGCACCAAGGTGTCGAGCTCGGCGATCTCCAGGAGCTGGGCGACGATCCGGCTCATGCCCTCGATGTCGTCATGCAGCGCCTGCCGTGCGGCATTGTCGCCGAGCGTCTCGACTCGCGTCCGCAGGATCGTCAGCGGCGTGCGCAATTGGTGGGCGGCATCGGCGGTGAACTGCCGCTGCACCCGAAAGCCGTCCTCGAGGCGGTCGAGCGCCTGGTTGACCGCGGTGACGAGCGGCAGGATCTCGCGCGGGATCTGCTCGGTCGGCAAGCGGATGTCGGTCCGCGCCGGGCCGATATTGCTGGCCTCCTCCGACGCCTTCCACAGTGGCGCGATGGCGCGGCGGAAGATCACGATGTCGATGCCGAGCAGGATCAGCAGCACCGGAATGGTGATCCAGCCCACCCGCCGGAAGAAGTTCGAGATGATGTCGTCGATGATGACGTCGCGGTGCGCAAGGTCCTCGGCGACGCGGATGCGCACGACCTTGCCGTCGACGATGCGCGTGACGCTGGCGCCGGAGATCGTCTCCGATGGCGGTGGCGCCGACACTGCTGCGCCGGTCTTGCGGCGGGACGAGAACAGCAGGTGGCCGTCGGCGTCGCGGATGTCGTAGAGATAGCGGCCGTAGGCTTCCGAATAGAGGCCCCTCAGGCTGTCCGGCAGATTGAACGTCAGGAGGCCGTCCGGCTGCGCGACGATGCGCTCGGCGAGTACTTCGGCCTGGGCGCGCATGGCATCGCGGTGCAGCTGGTCGACCTCGGAATTGAGCAGCCAGAACAGCACCAGCGGCAGGAAGATCGCGACCACCGCGACCGCGACGATGTGCATGAACACGATGCGCCAGATCAGCGATTTGAAGGTCGGCGATCGGCCGTAGGCCGGCGCGGCGGCCACGTTATTTCTCCTCAGCCATGAGGTAGCCGACGCCGCGGATGGTGTGGATCACGACCCGGGCGCCGTGCTCGGCGAGCTGCTTGCGCAGCCGCGAGACGTAGACCTCGACCGCATTGGAAGCGACCTCGCCTTCGAGGCCGAAGATGTGGTCCTCGACGTTCTTCTTCGGCACCACCCGCCCCTGCCGGCGCAGCAGGATCTCCAGCACCGAGGTCTCGCGCGCGGAGATGATCCGCGGCTGGTCGTCGACGAAGATCTGGCGGCTCTCGGTGTCGTAAACGAGGTTGGCGAGACTGAGCGAACGGCCAAGCAGCTGACCCGGCCGGCGCAGGATCGCCTCCAGCCGCGCCACCAGCTCCTCCATCGCGAACGGCTTTGCCAAATAATCGTCGGCGCCGCTGCGCAGGCCGCTGACACGGTCCTGTAGGCCGCCGCGCGCGGTCAGCACCAGAACCGGCAGCGGCTCCATCTGGCGGCGCAGCTCGCGCAGCACCGACAGGCCGTCGCCGTCGGGCAGGCCGAGGTCGAGGATCATCGCGGCATAGCTGACGCTGCTGACCGCCTCGCGCGCCTCGGCGGCGCTGCCCACGATATCGCTCTCATAGCCGGCCGCCGCCAGCCCGCTGGCCACGAGCCGCGACAGCTCGGCATTGTCCTCGACGATCAGAAGGCGCATCGCAGTCCCGGCATCATCACACGGCTCGCGCCGTATCCCTGCTCTCTTCCACCATTCCGAACGCCTCGGCCAGCGAAAAGTGCCGCCTGGTCGGCCGTCCCGCCCCGTCAGGTTGGTGTAAGCCGATCTGGGCGCGCACCGGCGGATGACAGCTCCAGAGCAATGGCTCTGTCCG
This is a stretch of genomic DNA from Bradyrhizobium sp. CB2312. It encodes these proteins:
- a CDS encoding response regulator transcription factor is translated as MRLLIVEDNAELSRLVASGLAAAGYESDIVGSAAEAREAVSSVSYAAMILDLGLPDGDGLSVLRELRRQMEPLPVLVLTARGGLQDRVSGLRSGADDYLAKPFAMEELVARLEAILRRPGQLLGRSLSLANLVYDTESRQIFVDDQPRIISARETSVLEILLRRQGRVVPKKNVEDHIFGLEGEVASNAVEVYVSRLRKQLAEHGARVVIHTIRGVGYLMAEEK